Part of the Senegalia massiliensis genome, GAAGTAACTGATGCAGCAGTAATAATTGATTTTAAAGGAAGACTTGGTCAATTAAAAGTTCCTAGAAGGATGGTTATTAGTAATGATGAACTTGAAGTAGGACATCAGGTTGGATTTATGATGACATATCCAGAGGTAATAAGTAAAGAAATTGATGAAACTTATACTGAAAGTGCTAAAAGACAGATGGAAGCTAGAAGAAAAGCTGATGAAAGAAATAAAAATAAATAATTTTAAGAATATAAGGAGGAAAAGATAATGGATTTAACAGTTGTAAAAGGATTGCAATCAGAAATATTTGTACCTATTACACCTCCAGTGGTATGGACTCCAGTAGAAAAACCACTAAGTGAAATGACAGTTGCTTTAGTTACAGCAGCAGGTGTACATTTAAAAGCTGATAAAAGATTTAATTTAGCTGGAGATACTTCATTTAGAGTTATACCAGGAGATGCAGATAGTAAAGATTTAATGGTATCCCATGGTGGATATGATAATGGAGATGTTAATAAGGATATTAACTGTATGTTCCCTATAGATAGAATGAAAGAATTAAAAGAAGAAGGATATATTAAGGACTTTTCACCTGTAAACTTTGGTTTCATGGGTGGAGGGGGAGATGTTACTTTCTTCACAGAAAAAACAGGACCTGAAATAGCTCAACAATTAAAAGATGCTGAAGTAGATGCTGTTTTACTAACAGCTGGCTGAGGTACTTGCCACCGCTCTGCCGTGATTGTGCAGAGAGCGATTGAGGAAGCTGGAATACCAACAATAATAATTGCAGCACTTCCTCCAGTAGTACGTCAAAATGGTGCACCTAGAGTTGTTGCTCCACTCGTACCAATGGGAGCGAACGCTGGAGAGCCAAATAATCCAGATATGCAAATAAATATAGTGAGAGATTCTTTAGCTCAACTAAAAGAAATACAAACTCCTGGAAGAATAGTAAAACTTCCTTATGAATATATAGCAGAAGTATAAAATATCTGTCTTCTTACTTTAGGGGATAGATTATATAAAGATTCTCCTAATAATCTAAAAAAGGAAAAGG contains:
- the prdB gene encoding D-proline reductase (dithiol) protein PrdB codes for the protein MDLTVVKGLQSEIFVPITPPVVWTPVEKPLSEMTVALVTAAGVHLKADKRFNLAGDTSFRVIPGDADSKDLMVSHGGYDNGDVNKDINCMFPIDRMKELKEEGYIKDFSPVNFGFMGGGGDVTFFTEKTGPEIAQQLKDAEVDAVLLTAGUGTCHRSAVIVQRAIEEAGIPTIIIAALPPVVRQNGAPRVVAPLVPMGANAGEPNNPDMQINIVRDSLAQLKEIQTPGRIVKLPYEYIAEV
- a CDS encoding CBO2463/CBO2479 domain-containing protein, which translates into the protein MTNKLKYISTESYYEGIIVEVTDAAVIIDFKGRLGQLKVPRRMVISNDELEVGHQVGFMMTYPEVISKEIDETYTESAKRQMEARRKADERNKNK